In one Bacillus sp. PK3_68 genomic region, the following are encoded:
- the cobJ gene encoding precorrin-3B C(17)-methyltransferase, whose amino-acid sequence MKGKLLVVGFGPGSAEHITERAKEALKESDCIIGYKTYVDLIADFIEGKEIISTGMSEEVSRAQAAVKLAEEGKTVAVISSGDAGVYGMAGLVYEVLVEQGWKEADGVGVEIVPGISAINSCASLLGAPVMHDACTISLSDHLTPWDLIAKRIEAAGAADFVIALYNPKSGRRTRQIAEAQRILLKHRSPDTPVGLVKSAYREREQVVITDLKNMLDHDIGMLTTVIIGNSTTFLYDNKMITPRGYQRKYTLTSEKQPLKPHERLKPKNEPWALHGGQEEKTDLYKLGMKALRLLDGKDKQETSQPLFKRKVESIFEVAVSPGVANKVFSAEQMLVLSKAAGEKGAIEYTPHHQVILRVPTEDPHQVTASLKDAGFLLSPIGDVATVKACDFCDGEKKDAIPYAELLHEKFDGLEMPKELKIGLNGCGMACYGAVKEDIGIVFRKGKFDLFLGAKTVGRTAHAGQPVAEGVEPEALVPLLEEIIAEYKEKGHPNERFFKYFKRVKRIQNFDYRDMEPKINLEPAPCGD is encoded by the coding sequence GTGAAGGGAAAATTATTGGTTGTCGGATTTGGACCGGGCAGCGCAGAGCACATTACAGAACGGGCCAAGGAAGCGCTAAAGGAAAGCGACTGTATTATCGGTTATAAAACATACGTCGATTTGATCGCGGACTTTATTGAGGGAAAAGAAATCATCAGCACCGGGATGTCAGAGGAAGTGAGCCGTGCACAGGCCGCTGTTAAATTAGCGGAAGAAGGAAAAACGGTGGCGGTCATTTCAAGCGGAGATGCCGGTGTCTATGGCATGGCAGGTCTTGTCTATGAAGTACTCGTTGAACAAGGTTGGAAAGAAGCGGACGGCGTGGGAGTAGAGATTGTACCGGGAATTTCGGCGATCAATTCCTGTGCTTCTCTTCTTGGGGCACCGGTTATGCACGATGCTTGCACAATCAGCTTAAGTGACCATCTAACGCCGTGGGATTTGATTGCCAAGCGGATAGAAGCAGCAGGGGCAGCTGATTTTGTCATCGCTTTATACAATCCAAAGAGCGGCAGAAGAACGAGACAAATTGCGGAAGCGCAGCGCATTTTATTAAAGCACCGTTCACCGGATACGCCAGTCGGCCTCGTCAAGAGCGCTTACCGGGAAAGAGAACAAGTGGTGATCACAGACTTGAAGAATATGCTGGATCATGATATCGGCATGCTGACGACCGTAATCATTGGCAATTCAACCACATTCCTTTACGACAACAAAATGATTACACCGAGGGGCTATCAGCGCAAATATACATTAACATCAGAAAAGCAGCCGCTAAAGCCGCACGAACGGTTGAAGCCGAAAAATGAGCCGTGGGCTCTTCATGGAGGGCAAGAGGAGAAAACAGACCTGTACAAGCTTGGAATGAAAGCGCTCCGCCTTTTAGATGGAAAAGACAAACAAGAGACAAGTCAGCCGCTGTTCAAGAGAAAAGTAGAATCCATTTTTGAAGTAGCTGTCAGCCCGGGAGTGGCGAATAAGGTGTTCTCGGCTGAGCAAATGCTCGTTCTTTCAAAAGCAGCCGGAGAAAAAGGGGCTATCGAATATACGCCTCATCACCAAGTAATTTTACGGGTGCCGACAGAAGATCCTCATCAAGTAACAGCTTCCTTAAAGGATGCCGGATTTTTGCTTTCACCTATTGGGGATGTTGCAACGGTGAAAGCCTGTGACTTCTGTGACGGAGAAAAGAAAGATGCAATTCCGTACGCTGAACTGCTTCATGAGAAATTTGACGGCTTAGAAATGCCGAAAGAACTAAAAATTGGATTGAATGGCTGCGGAATGGCCTGCTATGGAGCGGTGAAAGAGGATATCGGCATTGTATTTCGCAAAGGCAAATTTGATTTGTTTCTAGGGGCAAAGACAGTTGGACGTACGGCTCATGCTGGCCAGCCTGTTGCTGAAGGAGTCGAACCAGAGGCGCTCGTTCCGCTGCTGGAGGAGATTATTGCTGAATACAAAGAAAAAGGCCATCCAAATGAGCGATTCTTTAAATATTTTAAACGTGTAAAAAGAATTCAAAACTTTGACTATCGCGACATGGAACCAAAAATAAATCTTGAACCTGCACCATGTGGGGATTAA
- a CDS encoding (2Fe-2S) ferredoxin domain-containing protein, producing MATWDLTEMNHHVFICNGSSCMRKGGEEVTQTIREEIKKRELDVRVHTTRTRCNGRCKDACVVIVYPEGTWYHEVDEQLAEKIVASHLQEGRPVEEAVTYTYYEKGMILQNDRVTGVAKDKEKQTAK from the coding sequence GTGGCGACATGGGATTTAACAGAAATGAACCATCATGTATTCATTTGCAATGGTTCGAGCTGTATGCGAAAAGGCGGAGAAGAGGTCACGCAGACAATCAGGGAAGAAATAAAAAAACGGGAGCTTGATGTTCGGGTGCATACGACAAGAACAAGATGTAACGGCCGCTGTAAAGATGCTTGTGTCGTCATCGTTTACCCGGAAGGCACATGGTACCACGAGGTGGATGAACAGCTCGCAGAGAAAATTGTGGCTTCCCATCTCCAAGAAGGCCGGCCGGTTGAAGAAGCTGTCACGTACACTTATTACGAAAAAGGCATGATTCTTCAAAATGACCGTGTAACCGGTGTGGCCAAAGATAAAGAAAAGCAAACAGCCAAGTAA
- a CDS encoding MerR family transcriptional regulator: MSYYSTGEVSKKLNLSVRTLRYYDQIDLVTPSFKDEHGKRFYNDADVLKIEKVTILKSLQLPLKVIKKVLSQLTIEQLLSIHKQSLRQNIAELEQAVLHTNTLLNILKVEGDLQWEHLIPLVRKERSDEKEKGNWNKFFDEEEQTILQEQLPKLEQDDKLINKWMNLLKRIDLCVAKNIGPESEEGKLIASDVLLLTDEMFAGNRELEEKFWRVRKSADKSGLLNLYPIKKEVICFLEDAIYLFEQARE, encoded by the coding sequence GTGAGCTATTATTCTACAGGGGAAGTGTCAAAAAAATTAAATCTTTCTGTCCGGACGCTGCGATATTATGATCAAATCGATTTAGTGACTCCTTCATTTAAAGATGAACATGGAAAAAGGTTTTACAATGATGCAGATGTTCTGAAAATAGAGAAGGTGACAATTTTAAAAAGTCTCCAACTGCCGCTTAAAGTTATAAAGAAAGTGTTATCCCAATTAACGATTGAGCAGTTGTTGAGCATACATAAGCAGTCATTGAGGCAAAACATAGCGGAGCTTGAACAAGCGGTGCTTCATACGAATACGCTGTTGAATATCTTAAAGGTGGAAGGGGATTTACAGTGGGAGCACTTAATTCCTTTAGTCAGAAAAGAAAGAAGCGATGAAAAAGAGAAAGGAAATTGGAATAAGTTCTTTGATGAGGAAGAGCAAACCATCCTGCAGGAGCAGCTTCCGAAACTGGAACAGGATGATAAGCTGATCAATAAGTGGATGAACTTATTGAAAAGGATTGACCTTTGTGTAGCTAAAAATATTGGCCCAGAATCAGAAGAGGGAAAGTTGATTGCTTCTGACGTTCTCTTACTGACAGATGAAATGTTTGCCGGAAATCGGGAGCTGGAAGAAAAGTTTTGGCGTGTACGGAAATCAGCAGATAAATCAGGGCTTCTAAATTTATATCCTATTAAAAAAGAGGTGATCTGTTTTTTGGAGGACGCTATTTACTTATTTGAACAAGCACGTGAATGA
- a CDS encoding type II CAAX endopeptidase family protein has translation MNEKPLFFKYSPWKRKETLQLLLLVFVIVPFFIEYLLNDYLESTFQNDLYAGTLTGFIMSIVFTLAVYCLALRPQRLTWKEVGLSSFPKTYWGAIGGWAMVLIIASIFLIIAGDLFGLGYGNKKTDSLQSHLNFINFTIGFISAAVTSPVYEEILYRGFLYRWLRSKYGLVIGMIGSSFIFMLVHIPTYNVLPITFISGLVFSWTYEKTKSIIPGMIIHAIFNALAVILTVI, from the coding sequence ATGAATGAGAAACCTTTATTTTTTAAATATTCACCATGGAAGCGGAAGGAAACTCTCCAGCTTCTTTTACTCGTGTTCGTGATCGTGCCCTTCTTTATTGAATATCTATTAAACGATTACTTGGAAAGCACATTTCAAAATGATTTATACGCCGGAACCCTCACTGGTTTTATCATGTCTATTGTCTTTACATTGGCCGTTTATTGCCTTGCTTTAAGACCACAGCGACTTACCTGGAAGGAAGTCGGCTTATCCAGTTTCCCAAAAACTTATTGGGGGGCGATCGGCGGCTGGGCAATGGTATTAATTATCGCCAGCATTTTTTTAATTATAGCAGGAGATTTATTTGGGCTTGGCTATGGAAATAAAAAAACTGACAGCCTGCAATCTCATCTTAATTTTATTAATTTTACGATTGGTTTTATCTCAGCAGCTGTCACTTCGCCTGTGTATGAAGAAATTCTTTACCGCGGCTTTCTTTACCGCTGGTTAAGAAGCAAATATGGACTGGTTATTGGAATGATAGGCAGTTCTTTTATCTTCATGCTCGTCCATATTCCAACATACAATGTGCTGCCGATTACTTTCATATCCGGCCTCGTCTTTTCCTGGACCTATGAAAAGACTAAATCAATTATCCCCGGAATGATCATTCATGCGATTTTTAATGCCCTAGCTGTCATTCTTACAGTCATTTAG
- a CDS encoding biotin transporter BioY encodes MSAQHERLRMMLTAALFAAIIGIFAQITIPLPLVPITGQTLAVGLAATILGSRYGALAALLYMLIGAVGLPVFSGMSGGMGIIFGPTGGYIISFVLSAFFIGWYIEITKPTVLQAFLANIIGMVINLAFGTVWLKIFAELGWVEAFASGFIPFIIGGIIKAFLAAWIGIQARKRLASARLLPQSAYNHTA; translated from the coding sequence ATGTCTGCTCAGCACGAAAGATTAAGAATGATGCTAACAGCCGCCCTTTTCGCTGCTATCATCGGTATTTTTGCTCAAATTACCATTCCTTTGCCACTCGTTCCTATTACAGGACAAACGCTGGCGGTCGGTTTGGCAGCCACCATTCTCGGTTCCAGATACGGAGCACTGGCAGCTCTTTTATACATGCTGATCGGGGCAGTCGGCCTTCCTGTGTTCTCAGGTATGTCCGGAGGAATGGGCATTATCTTCGGTCCAACGGGCGGATATATTATCAGCTTTGTTTTATCGGCCTTCTTTATCGGCTGGTATATTGAAATAACTAAACCGACTGTGCTGCAAGCTTTTCTAGCCAACATTATCGGCATGGTGATTAACCTCGCTTTCGGTACGGTCTGGTTAAAGATTTTCGCTGAACTTGGCTGGGTGGAAGCCTTTGCTAGTGGATTTATCCCATTTATTATTGGGGGCATCATTAAAGCCTTTCTTGCTGCCTGGATCGGTATTCAGGCACGTAAACGCTTAGCTTCAGCCCGCCTGCTGCCGCAATCGGCTTATAACCATACGGCCTAA
- a CDS encoding NRDE family protein has product MCLINFCFQAYAPYKLVIAANRDEFFNRPTQKAHYWEETPSVLAGRDLEKMGTWLGITKTGRFAALTNFRDPSEKTEGKRSRGEIVQAFLTGTEPPEVFMDELREQKDSYPGFNLLAGTADELWYYNNRKDLKEAVAPGVHSLSNATLNTPWPKSRKGKAYLEECLHHSPALSVDCLFSFLQDEELAPDEELPRTGVSLDWERKLSPLFIRSEDYGTRSSTVVTIDQTNHVTFTERSYLQGNLVGEEAFQFKIESI; this is encoded by the coding sequence ATGTGTTTAATTAACTTTTGTTTTCAGGCGTATGCCCCCTATAAATTAGTTATTGCTGCCAACCGGGATGAGTTTTTCAATCGTCCGACTCAAAAAGCTCATTATTGGGAGGAAACGCCCAGTGTTCTAGCTGGGCGTGATCTTGAGAAGATGGGAACATGGCTCGGAATCACAAAAACAGGCCGGTTTGCGGCGCTAACGAATTTTCGTGATCCTTCTGAAAAAACCGAAGGAAAACGGTCGCGTGGGGAAATTGTTCAAGCTTTCTTAACAGGCACAGAGCCGCCGGAAGTATTTATGGATGAGCTGCGGGAGCAAAAAGATAGTTATCCCGGCTTTAACTTACTGGCTGGAACAGCGGATGAGCTTTGGTATTATAACAACAGAAAAGATTTGAAAGAAGCTGTTGCTCCCGGCGTTCACAGCTTAAGCAACGCCACGCTGAACACGCCCTGGCCGAAATCAAGAAAAGGAAAAGCTTATCTAGAAGAGTGTTTGCATCATTCGCCAGCTTTATCTGTTGATTGTTTGTTTTCCTTTTTGCAGGATGAAGAATTGGCTCCGGATGAAGAACTGCCTCGTACAGGCGTCTCTCTCGATTGGGAAAGAAAGCTTTCGCCTCTTTTTATTAGAAGTGAAGACTATGGGACCCGCTCATCAACGGTTGTCACAATTGACCAGACGAACCATGTTACTTTCACCGAACGGAGCTATCTTCAGGGAAATCTTGTTGGTGAAGAAGCGTTTCAGTTTAAAATTGAATCTATATAA
- a CDS encoding mechanosensitive ion channel domain-containing protein, translating to MAGYETHQKKKYEPGSWKEELIPLLNTTLNWLTFYGVLLLFLYYFSREKWLFYPLYTSGEAQVTVFLILVAILTVSLSQRLVKLFNRFVMSRVYHYYGLDSGVAYTFNRMIYYTVMIIALAISFATVGLDLTAAAALFSVLGIGIGFGMRNVAGNFISGIIILFERPIEVGEVVEVNGKFGRVEKIRLRSTVVKTATEGSLIVPNQYFIEQIVPNRSGAEVVAQVVVEVKFGQDTEKVEELLYAAADKVIAEKEIKPQGPQSVRFIDFRNEAMVFKIEVPVQSIVIKQKIESRLRHAIASLFQKNDIRLASQPIEVKPS from the coding sequence ATGGCTGGTTATGAAACTCATCAGAAGAAAAAATATGAGCCTGGCTCCTGGAAAGAGGAGTTAATCCCTCTTCTTAATACGACGTTAAACTGGCTCACTTTTTATGGCGTTCTGTTACTGTTTCTCTATTATTTTTCTAGGGAAAAGTGGCTGTTTTATCCTCTATATACGTCAGGAGAGGCACAGGTAACTGTCTTTTTAATTCTTGTGGCAATCCTTACTGTATCGCTCTCCCAAAGGCTTGTGAAGCTGTTTAATCGTTTTGTGATGAGCAGAGTCTATCATTATTATGGATTAGATAGTGGGGTTGCTTATACTTTTAATCGGATGATCTACTATACGGTTATGATTATTGCACTGGCCATCAGCTTTGCGACCGTAGGGCTTGATTTAACAGCAGCGGCCGCCTTATTTAGCGTGCTCGGTATCGGAATTGGCTTTGGCATGAGAAATGTAGCTGGTAATTTTATCTCGGGCATTATTATTTTGTTTGAGCGACCGATTGAAGTCGGAGAAGTAGTCGAAGTGAATGGCAAATTTGGCCGGGTAGAAAAAATCCGGCTCCGTTCCACTGTTGTCAAAACAGCAACCGAAGGCTCTTTAATTGTGCCGAACCAGTATTTTATTGAACAGATTGTACCGAATCGTTCCGGAGCTGAAGTGGTAGCTCAAGTAGTAGTGGAAGTAAAATTCGGGCAGGATACGGAAAAGGTTGAAGAATTGTTATATGCCGCTGCTGATAAAGTCATTGCTGAAAAGGAAATCAAGCCGCAGGGGCCACAGTCTGTCCGTTTTATTGATTTTCGCAATGAAGCGATGGTGTTCAAGATAGAAGTCCCTGTCCAAAGCATCGTCATTAAGCAAAAAATAGAAAGCAGGCTTCGTCATGCGATTGCTTCTCTATTCCAGAAAAATGATATCCGGCTTGCTTCGCAGCCGATCGAGGTGAAGCCGTCATAA
- a CDS encoding D-serine ammonia-lyase has protein sequence MSNEKQEIKRLESQWPLIAAMRNGEEVTWINDQKLKNGPDDWPITLEEIHEADARLRRFAPFLTAVFPETKEVGGIIESPLLEIEHMKTFLEKYHCETITGCLYMKADHLLPVAGSVKARGGMYEVLKHAESLAIEHGLLSTEEDYSKLANEEMRAFFSNYSLAVGSTGNLGLSIGITGAALGFRTTVHMSADAKEWKKTRLRDRGVEVIEYADDYSRAVEEGRELSAKTKNSFFIDDEHSKELFLGYSTAALRLQEQFQKENIAVDEDHPLIVYLPCGVGGAPGGIFTGLKRVFGEHVYGFFAEPVQAPCMLLGLMTGLHDQISVQDAGIELKTEADGLAVGRPSSFVGKAVANDLDGVFTVLDDKLFICLNQMAKLEGEQLEPSALAGIEGPVRAKVSGWLESHFTDSQQKGAVHLVWSTGGGLVPEEEMIVMIKKGEQY, from the coding sequence ATGAGCAACGAAAAACAAGAAATAAAGAGACTGGAGAGCCAATGGCCGCTCATAGCTGCAATGAGGAATGGCGAGGAAGTAACATGGATAAACGATCAGAAGTTAAAAAATGGACCAGACGATTGGCCGATTACGCTCGAGGAAATACATGAGGCCGATGCCAGGCTCAGAAGATTTGCGCCTTTTTTGACGGCCGTTTTTCCTGAAACAAAAGAGGTAGGCGGCATCATTGAGTCACCATTGCTGGAAATTGAACATATGAAAACTTTTCTTGAAAAGTATCATTGCGAAACGATTACCGGCTGCTTATATATGAAGGCTGATCACCTTCTGCCGGTTGCTGGTTCTGTAAAAGCACGCGGCGGCATGTATGAAGTGTTGAAGCATGCAGAAAGTCTTGCAATTGAACATGGGTTATTATCGACAGAAGAAGATTATAGTAAACTAGCAAACGAAGAAATGAGAGCGTTTTTCTCTAATTATTCACTCGCTGTCGGTTCTACCGGGAATTTAGGCTTAAGCATTGGCATAACAGGAGCAGCTCTTGGGTTCCGGACAACCGTCCATATGTCCGCGGATGCGAAAGAATGGAAAAAGACGCGGCTGCGGGATAGAGGGGTTGAAGTCATTGAGTATGCAGATGACTATAGCCGTGCCGTAGAAGAAGGCAGAGAGCTGAGTGCAAAAACAAAAAACAGTTTCTTCATTGATGATGAGCATTCAAAAGAGCTGTTTCTCGGCTATTCAACAGCTGCCCTCCGTCTGCAGGAGCAGTTTCAGAAAGAGAACATTGCTGTCGATGAAGACCATCCATTGATTGTGTATTTACCGTGTGGAGTAGGCGGCGCACCTGGAGGGATTTTTACCGGCTTGAAGCGGGTGTTTGGAGAACATGTCTATGGCTTTTTCGCCGAACCAGTGCAAGCTCCCTGCATGCTGCTCGGTTTAATGACCGGACTGCATGATCAAATCTCTGTCCAGGATGCCGGGATCGAATTGAAAACTGAGGCGGATGGCCTCGCCGTCGGCAGACCATCCAGTTTTGTCGGCAAAGCAGTAGCAAATGATTTAGACGGAGTATTTACCGTGTTGGATGACAAGCTGTTCATCTGTTTGAATCAAATGGCTAAGCTTGAAGGTGAGCAACTGGAGCCTTCCGCTCTTGCGGGAATAGAAGGGCCTGTTCGGGCAAAAGTAAGCGGCTGGCTGGAGAGCCATTTCACCGACAGTCAGCAAAAAGGTGCTGTTCATCTTGTATGGTCGACAGGAGGTGGCCTCGTTCCTGAAGAAGAAATGATCGTAATGATCAAAAAGGGAGAGCAGTATTGA
- the dapF gene encoding diaminopimelate epimerase: protein MQIELVKCHGSSNDFLLIDEWTNGYSFSEEERKNLSIALCDRESSLGADGILFVMESERADARMRIFNSDGSEASMCGNGLRCLGRYVCELLKKDEIVVETMKADLQVTKDEELYEEVPTYRVEISPVLFSLSSLPMYLEGKDTLLNEIVPELSDSIAFSAAAVPNPHLIAMVNQDQIASDEQKQIAEKLNGPNDICPDGVNVSFVYPIEPGKIYVRTFERGVGFTNACGTAMSASSLITCLLDKNELEEIIEVYNNGGKVRCVAHKKADGGYWIDLIGNATYLYDAVVEVNLNDPASFAVVNKQERTEQAQYEKLGGEVKELLKQTVFA, encoded by the coding sequence ATGCAAATTGAGTTAGTTAAATGCCATGGATCAAGCAATGATTTCTTATTAATAGATGAATGGACAAACGGTTATTCCTTTTCCGAGGAAGAGAGAAAGAATCTATCGATTGCTTTGTGTGACAGAGAATCAAGCCTCGGAGCAGACGGCATTTTGTTCGTCATGGAAAGCGAGCGGGCCGATGCGAGAATGAGAATTTTTAATTCCGATGGTTCAGAAGCTTCTATGTGCGGGAATGGCCTTCGCTGTCTGGGCCGTTACGTATGCGAATTGCTGAAAAAAGATGAAATTGTCGTTGAAACGATGAAAGCTGATCTACAAGTAACAAAGGACGAAGAGCTATATGAAGAGGTGCCAACTTACCGTGTGGAAATCTCACCGGTGCTGTTCTCACTGTCAAGCCTGCCGATGTACCTTGAAGGGAAGGACACACTACTGAATGAAATCGTGCCGGAACTATCTGATTCTATTGCATTCTCGGCAGCAGCAGTGCCTAATCCTCATTTAATTGCGATGGTAAATCAAGATCAAATCGCTTCTGACGAGCAAAAACAGATTGCCGAAAAATTAAACGGTCCAAATGACATATGCCCTGACGGTGTGAATGTGAGCTTCGTCTATCCAATTGAACCGGGAAAAATCTATGTAAGAACATTTGAGCGCGGGGTTGGGTTCACCAATGCTTGCGGAACAGCGATGTCCGCTTCTAGCTTAATTACTTGCTTACTTGATAAAAATGAGCTGGAAGAAATCATTGAAGTGTATAATAATGGGGGCAAAGTCCGCTGTGTCGCGCACAAAAAAGCAGACGGCGGCTACTGGATTGATTTAATTGGCAATGCTACTTACTTATATGACGCGGTTGTTGAAGTGAATCTGAACGATCCAGCTTCATTTGCTGTAGTGAATAAACAAGAGAGAACAGAACAGGCACAGTATGAGAAGCTTGGCGGCGAAGTAAAAGAACTTTTAAAGCAAACGGTATTTGCTTAA
- a CDS encoding GlpM family protein, whose translation MSYIVQFAIGGSILVLASLLSKSKYLFLSGVITLLPIMTLINISLQMKNMNLTEFRMTQKNAIVGAFGAVILMSSIFLLSNWVKPLYAVIGASVIYVGYMVGYMCFVSQKLSA comes from the coding sequence TTGAGTTATATTGTACAATTTGCCATCGGTGGTTCTATTTTGGTATTGGCTTCGCTTTTAAGCAAATCCAAGTATCTTTTTTTGTCAGGAGTCATCACCTTGCTTCCAATCATGACGTTGATCAACATCAGTTTACAAATGAAAAATATGAATCTCACAGAGTTTAGAATGACGCAGAAAAATGCCATCGTCGGTGCTTTCGGAGCGGTTATTTTAATGAGCAGCATTTTTCTTCTGTCCAATTGGGTCAAACCTCTATATGCGGTTATAGGCGCGTCGGTGATTTATGTTGGTTACATGGTTGGTTATATGTGCTTTGTTTCTCAAAAGCTAAGTGCATAA
- a CDS encoding LysR family transcriptional regulator → MNLKKYMTYIKVVETGSLTKAAELLSYTQPSISQMISSLEEEYGFALLVRQKNGVKPTENGWKVLKAMRDIQKGYEKLMETVDEINGLETGKVRIGAYISIATNWMPRILSEFKSLYPFIEIELYEGNASELDRWLEEDIIDFAIGSSYNHKWHFRFLLEDPIMAVMSTQHELAQSDIIDLEAIKAADWILPYSDSLFEVHHLIKKEGFTPRVAYQIRGDETIIAMIQNNLGISLLPQLLLSNSALDNITAKPLSILVSRKVGILTNTTKHVHTPSINKMMSFVEEWVKKPNQMEKNL, encoded by the coding sequence ATGAACCTAAAGAAATACATGACTTACATTAAGGTAGTGGAAACCGGCAGTTTAACGAAAGCGGCCGAACTATTAAGCTACACACAGCCGAGCATTAGCCAGATGATCAGCAGCTTAGAAGAAGAATACGGCTTCGCCCTGTTGGTCAGACAGAAAAACGGCGTAAAGCCGACAGAAAATGGCTGGAAGGTACTGAAAGCGATGCGGGACATTCAGAAAGGCTATGAAAAATTGATGGAAACCGTGGACGAAATTAATGGGCTAGAAACAGGGAAAGTTCGGATCGGCGCCTACATTAGCATCGCCACCAATTGGATGCCGCGCATACTGAGTGAGTTCAAAAGTCTGTATCCTTTTATAGAGATTGAATTGTATGAAGGAAACGCATCTGAACTGGATCGCTGGCTGGAAGAAGACATCATCGACTTTGCTATTGGTTCTTCCTACAATCATAAATGGCACTTCCGCTTTCTGCTGGAGGACCCGATTATGGCTGTTATGAGTACTCAGCACGAGCTGGCTCAATCAGATATCATCGACCTAGAAGCAATCAAAGCGGCTGACTGGATTCTCCCGTATTCAGATTCACTTTTCGAGGTGCATCACTTAATCAAAAAAGAAGGATTCACTCCTCGGGTTGCTTATCAGATAAGAGGAGATGAAACGATCATTGCCATGATACAGAACAACCTGGGGATCAGTCTGCTGCCCCAATTGCTGTTGAGTAATTCTGCTTTAGACAACATTACAGCCAAACCATTAAGCATTCTGGTCTCCAGAAAAGTAGGCATCCTCACAAATACAACGAAACATGTACACACCCCCTCGATTAACAAAATGATGAGTTTCGTGGAAGAATGGGTAAAAAAACCTAATCAGATGGAGAAGAATCTCTAG
- a CDS encoding NCS2 family permease: protein MKKSGGFFQLADHGTTIKREVTAGVIGFFTIIYIVAVNSLILSEAGVPFEGAVIATILTSFIGCAIMAFWANAPILLVPGMGLNAMFTYTFVHAMALSWQEALGVVAVSGLIFFLVTVTKLADWLNASIPSVLKEAISVGLGFFLMLIGLEKGGLVVRGEHSILAMGNLGEPAVLLTVLTLIVTIIVFLKGIQGGFLWSILFGTIAAWVMGLLPEVGDTSFSFAVYGDVFSAFSLSKWATVPFWSAVFSLTMVLIFENIGLVHGHTEFAGRPDKFKRALQANAFSSFSSGILGTSPTVSTVESSAMIAAGGRTGLTTLTTGVLFLLSVFAIPYMKLIPDMAIAPVLMMIGSLMIQNIRHLDLTDLTDAIPALFIIVMIPFTYSIADGIAAGFILYPVLKIVMGRGREVSKLLWIVSLLFLFNFVLHYA from the coding sequence ATGAAGAAGAGTGGAGGTTTTTTTCAGTTAGCTGATCACGGAACAACCATTAAGCGGGAAGTGACAGCGGGAGTTATCGGTTTCTTCACAATTATTTATATTGTGGCTGTTAACTCATTGATTTTGTCGGAGGCAGGCGTGCCATTTGAAGGAGCAGTCATTGCGACCATTCTCACTTCATTTATCGGCTGTGCGATTATGGCTTTTTGGGCAAATGCCCCTATTTTACTTGTGCCAGGCATGGGGCTGAACGCAATGTTTACGTATACATTCGTTCATGCGATGGCGCTGAGCTGGCAGGAAGCACTTGGGGTCGTCGCGGTATCAGGACTTATCTTTTTCCTAGTGACAGTGACGAAATTGGCCGATTGGCTCAATGCATCCATTCCGTCTGTTTTAAAGGAGGCCATTTCAGTCGGGTTAGGTTTTTTCCTAATGCTCATTGGACTGGAAAAGGGCGGGCTCGTTGTACGGGGAGAGCACTCCATTTTGGCGATGGGGAATCTGGGAGAACCGGCTGTGCTCCTTACCGTATTGACGCTGATCGTTACGATCATCGTCTTTTTGAAAGGCATTCAAGGCGGCTTCTTATGGAGCATTTTATTTGGCACCATCGCTGCCTGGGTAATGGGGTTGCTGCCGGAAGTAGGAGATACCTCTTTTTCGTTCGCTGTGTACGGCGATGTGTTTTCAGCATTTTCCCTGTCAAAGTGGGCCACGGTTCCTTTCTGGTCTGCCGTGTTTTCGTTAACGATGGTGCTCATATTTGAAAATATCGGCCTTGTGCACGGCCATACGGAATTTGCCGGCCGTCCAGATAAGTTTAAGCGGGCGCTGCAAGCCAATGCCTTTTCCTCTTTTTCTTCAGGGATTTTGGGAACGAGCCCAACGGTGTCCACTGTGGAAAGTTCAGCGATGATCGCTGCTGGCGGAAGAACAGGGCTAACGACATTGACGACAGGCGTCTTATTCCTGCTGTCGGTGTTTGCCATTCCTTACATGAAGCTGATTCCTGACATGGCCATCGCTCCGGTCCTAATGATGATTGGCAGCTTGATGATACAAAATATCCGCCATTTGGATTTGACGGACTTAACGGATGCCATCCCGGCGCTGTTTATTATTGTGATGATTCCATTCACATACAGCATAGCGGACGGGATTGCTGCCGGTTTTATTTTATATCCAGTCTTAAAGATAGTTATGGGCAGAGGCCGCGAAGTATCCAAGCTCTTATGGATTGTTTCGTTGCTGTTTCTGTTTAACTTTGTCTTGCATTATGCATAA